The following are encoded in a window of Hymenobacter sp. GOD-10R genomic DNA:
- the mobC gene encoding conjugal transfer protein MobC, protein MQAMEDEKGLRKIMEFMRLFAIVLMGINIYYYCFGYFKSMGWTPAVVEHILESFTRNTFLFKASWVSKTLAVVFLLLSCLGTRGRANDKLKGATVAGYAAIGLALIYGSDVVRSFSLGVGLTTALYAGLLSGGFLLLLSAGAWLSRLFNNDLMKDIFNKANESFPQEERLMENEYSVNLRTEYQLRGKQHHGWLNVVNPFRATMVLGTPGSGKSFAIINEFIRQHLAKGFCMYIYDYKFDDLSRICYNTLLRHQDKFDKPVGFYVINFDNPRKSHRCNPLLPELMTDIVDAYESASTIMLNLNKSWIQKQGDFFVESPINFVAAIIWFLKLFEKGKYCTFPHVIEFLSRDYEEIFPVLASYPEIENLVKPFVSAFQKDAIEQLEGQIASARIPLGRLASPQLYWVMSGNDFTLDINSNEEPKVLCVGNNPERQAIYGAALGLYNARLVKLVNQKGKRKSSIIIDELPTIYFKGLDNLIATARSNKVSTCLGFQDFSQLERDYGQKEAEVIKNTVGNVFSGQVSGNSGKWLSERFGKILQQRQSLSINMRETSTSLSTQMDSMIPASTIANLTQGNFVGAVADNFGEEIDQKVFHARIKVDVKAVTAEAQAYQPIPDITSFINPATGKDEAEEMIKANFNRVKTEVKELCARELLRIGQDPTLRHLIKEKVEK, encoded by the coding sequence ATTCAAGCGATGGAAGACGAGAAAGGACTGCGGAAAATCATGGAGTTTATGCGCCTGTTTGCCATTGTGCTGATGGGCATCAACATCTACTATTACTGCTTCGGGTATTTCAAAAGCATGGGCTGGACGCCAGCCGTAGTCGAGCATATACTGGAGAGCTTTACCCGGAATACGTTTCTGTTTAAGGCTAGCTGGGTCAGTAAGACCCTAGCCGTGGTCTTTCTGCTGCTGAGCTGCCTCGGCACGCGGGGGCGGGCCAATGACAAGCTGAAAGGAGCCACGGTGGCGGGCTACGCGGCCATTGGGCTGGCCCTGATTTACGGGTCGGACGTGGTGCGCAGCTTCTCGCTGGGGGTGGGGCTGACGACGGCGCTCTACGCCGGGCTGCTATCGGGCGGCTTTCTGCTGCTGCTGAGCGCCGGGGCCTGGCTGAGCCGGCTGTTTAATAATGACCTGATGAAGGACATTTTCAACAAGGCCAACGAAAGCTTCCCGCAGGAGGAGCGGTTGATGGAAAACGAGTATTCGGTGAACCTGCGCACCGAGTACCAGCTGCGCGGCAAGCAGCACCACGGCTGGCTGAACGTGGTGAACCCCTTCCGGGCCACGATGGTGCTCGGCACGCCGGGCTCGGGCAAGAGCTTTGCCATCATTAACGAGTTCATCCGGCAGCACCTGGCTAAGGGCTTCTGCATGTACATCTACGACTACAAGTTTGACGACCTGAGCCGCATCTGCTACAACACGCTGCTGCGCCACCAGGACAAGTTTGATAAGCCGGTGGGCTTCTACGTCATCAACTTCGACAACCCGCGCAAGAGCCACCGCTGCAACCCGCTGCTGCCCGAGCTGATGACCGACATCGTGGATGCCTACGAAAGTGCCTCCACCATTATGCTCAACCTCAACAAGAGTTGGATTCAGAAGCAGGGCGACTTTTTCGTGGAGTCGCCCATCAACTTCGTGGCGGCCATCATCTGGTTTCTGAAGCTGTTCGAGAAAGGCAAGTACTGCACCTTCCCGCACGTCATCGAGTTTCTGAGCCGCGACTATGAGGAGATTTTCCCGGTGCTGGCCTCGTACCCCGAGATTGAGAACCTGGTGAAGCCCTTCGTATCGGCCTTCCAGAAAGACGCCATCGAGCAGCTGGAAGGGCAGATTGCCAGCGCCCGGATTCCGCTGGGCCGGCTGGCCTCGCCGCAGCTCTACTGGGTGATGTCGGGCAATGACTTTACGCTCGACATCAACAGTAACGAGGAGCCCAAGGTGTTGTGCGTGGGCAACAACCCCGAGCGGCAGGCCATCTACGGGGCCGCGCTGGGCCTCTACAATGCCCGGCTGGTGAAGCTGGTGAACCAGAAGGGCAAGCGCAAGTCGTCCATCATCATCGACGAGCTGCCCACCATCTACTTCAAGGGGCTAGATAACCTCATTGCTACGGCGCGGAGCAACAAGGTGAGCACCTGCCTGGGCTTCCAGGACTTCTCGCAGCTGGAACGGGACTACGGCCAGAAGGAGGCCGAGGTCATTAAGAACACGGTGGGAAACGTGTTCAGCGGGCAGGTATCGGGCAACAGCGGCAAGTGGCTGAGCGAGCGGTTTGGCAAGATTCTGCAGCAGCGCCAGAGTTTGAGCATCAACATGCGCGAAACCAGCACCAGCCTCTCCACCCAGATGGACAGCATGATTCCGGCCAGCACCATTGCCAACCTCACGCAGGGCAACTTCGTGGGCGCGGTGGCCGACAACTTCGGCGAGGAAATCGACCAGAAGGTGTTCCACGCTCGCATCAAGGTGGACGTGAAGGCGGTGACTGCCGAAGCCCAGGCCTACCAACCCATCCCCGATATCACCAGCTTTATTAACCCAGCCACCGGTAAGGACGAGGCCGAGGAAATGATAAAGGCCAATTTCAACCGCGTGAAAACTGAAGTGAAGGAGCTGTGCGCCCGCGAGTTGCTGCGCATCGGGCAGGACCCCACGCTGCGGCACCTCATTAAGGAGAAAGTAGAAAAGTAA
- the merTP gene encoding mercuric transport protein MerTP has protein sequence MNSPPSTSKPLLGAGLLTALAASLCCITPLLALVGGLGASAAAFSWLEPFRPYLMALTVGVLGFAWYQKLKPASATDDCGCAIDAKPAFTQSRLFLGIVTGLAVLLLAFPYYGARLYPTSPAAAPVPATNGATPAWQTANYRIKGMTCEACAQHVEHAVQQLPGVQAVTVSYAQGTAQVRFDAHKSPTAQVEKAINGTGYQIVTRN, from the coding sequence ATGAATTCGCCCCCCTCCACCAGCAAGCCCCTGCTCGGCGCGGGGCTACTCACCGCCCTGGCTGCCTCCCTGTGCTGCATCACGCCCCTGCTGGCCCTGGTCGGAGGGTTGGGCGCTTCGGCAGCGGCCTTTTCCTGGCTCGAACCTTTCCGCCCCTACCTGATGGCGCTCACGGTGGGCGTGCTGGGCTTCGCGTGGTACCAGAAGCTCAAGCCGGCCTCCGCTACCGATGACTGCGGCTGCGCGATAGATGCCAAGCCGGCATTCACCCAATCCCGGCTTTTTCTGGGAATAGTTACCGGGCTGGCGGTGCTGCTGCTGGCCTTTCCCTACTACGGGGCGCGCCTGTACCCGACCTCGCCTGCCGCCGCGCCGGTCCCAGCAACAAACGGGGCCACGCCGGCCTGGCAAACGGCTAATTATCGCATCAAGGGCATGACCTGCGAGGCCTGTGCCCAACACGTCGAGCACGCGGTGCAGCAGCTGCCGGGCGTGCAGGCCGTCACCGTGTCGTATGCGCAGGGCACCGCACAGGTGCGTTTCGACGCGCACAAAAGCCCGACTGCGCAGGTGGAAAAAGCCATCAACGGCACCGGCTACCAGATTGTCACCCGCAACTAA
- a CDS encoding DUF3945 domain-containing protein translates to MAEQDEVNTPTPERWYMSAVPTSNGNLSGQGLQRQPAGHSLYEIQINPANPNQAALLPAPGADGRLLNAFDHALMRAFTTNRLPGREDKFLTVEKPTLLEKVGDNWKITEQGRVGYSATEPEQRLQVFGQVPPPATQQAELTTRAEELASEVATTTGTVRTEAEAELEGVANRAQQGPDESRATYADSLRGEARAELGESTDAPERQQSVGEGQSSEQPPVAPAPDTAASSEPVGEMRITWQQKGDEVAPLLEMRAYLDQLKEAGVAVGALQLERDPAGKLSGGFAVSYDPESHKLGQLEAALQGFRQVGNGVAVVEKPEQAAARRQEVGYDDDYEPQRSKQVREAFGVKQWDALSAQLSAVPKHALTAPEQVQQAAAGQRVQQLAQQQGKTTEQVIRDGKSIFDIDTSGNPASAFLKNFYAHLNGGPKTRQNLEVDYEKTRQDLQARLTRHAGAAQPELSPASPALGAKTPAVSAEPGVEAARQTVAVPAPPVVLFKADEVPQKVLASLGLNLAELTGSGQLQKLLSGEKTDLLPMQVVGKEGQEPVKFEGKMVLHREADGTATLKMELPQEKLVIPNEIGGQPFTPEQRQRLETEGNAGLIRGLKDEQGREFNGYVAVDKAMNKVVVLPEDKVTLHDIVAGVKLTPEQSHDLREGKVVALANMASGNGGQKFDGTVQVNAAKACIEVKPAAHELGQRQAPRAEQTVKATTPTVAPAPVKAEAPQVKTRGPRH, encoded by the coding sequence ATGGCTGAGCAAGATGAAGTGAATACCCCCACCCCGGAGCGCTGGTACATGAGTGCGGTGCCGACTTCCAACGGCAACCTCAGCGGCCAGGGCCTGCAGCGGCAACCCGCCGGGCACTCCCTCTATGAGATTCAGATTAATCCCGCCAATCCCAACCAGGCGGCCCTGCTGCCGGCCCCCGGCGCGGATGGTCGACTGCTGAATGCCTTTGACCACGCCCTGATGCGGGCCTTTACCACCAACCGGCTCCCCGGCCGGGAGGACAAGTTTCTCACGGTGGAAAAGCCTACGCTGCTGGAAAAGGTGGGCGATAACTGGAAAATCACCGAGCAGGGTCGGGTGGGCTACAGTGCCACCGAGCCGGAACAGCGGTTGCAGGTATTTGGCCAAGTGCCCCCACCAGCTACCCAGCAAGCCGAATTAACAACGCGGGCCGAGGAGCTGGCCAGCGAGGTGGCCACCACTACCGGCACTGTTCGCACCGAAGCGGAAGCGGAACTGGAAGGGGTAGCCAACCGCGCGCAGCAAGGACCCGACGAGAGCCGGGCCACTTACGCGGATTCCCTACGAGGTGAAGCCCGAGCGGAATTAGGCGAAAGCACCGACGCGCCGGAGCGGCAACAGTCGGTAGGGGAGGGGCAAAGCAGCGAGCAGCCGCCCGTGGCGCCAGCCCCGGATACCGCGGCCAGCTCGGAGCCGGTTGGGGAAATGCGCATTACCTGGCAGCAGAAGGGCGACGAAGTGGCCCCGCTGCTGGAAATGCGGGCCTACCTCGACCAGCTCAAGGAAGCCGGCGTGGCAGTGGGCGCTTTGCAGCTGGAGCGCGACCCGGCCGGCAAGCTCAGCGGCGGCTTCGCGGTGAGCTACGACCCGGAGTCGCACAAGCTGGGCCAACTCGAAGCGGCTCTGCAGGGCTTCCGGCAAGTGGGGAATGGTGTAGCCGTGGTCGAGAAGCCCGAGCAGGCCGCCGCCCGACGGCAGGAAGTGGGCTACGATGATGACTACGAGCCGCAACGCAGCAAGCAGGTGCGTGAAGCTTTTGGGGTGAAGCAGTGGGACGCGCTCAGTGCTCAGCTATCGGCCGTGCCCAAGCATGCCCTCACGGCCCCGGAGCAGGTGCAGCAGGCGGCGGCCGGGCAGCGGGTGCAGCAGCTGGCCCAGCAGCAGGGCAAAACCACCGAGCAGGTCATCCGCGACGGCAAGAGCATTTTTGACATCGACACCAGCGGCAACCCCGCGTCGGCTTTTCTCAAGAACTTCTACGCCCACCTGAACGGCGGCCCGAAGACCCGCCAGAATCTGGAAGTCGACTACGAGAAAACCCGCCAGGACTTGCAGGCCCGCCTGACCCGGCACGCCGGGGCGGCCCAGCCGGAGCTTTCGCCCGCCTCGCCGGCCCTGGGTGCCAAGACACCGGCCGTGTCTGCTGAACCCGGCGTGGAGGCCGCCCGCCAGACCGTTGCGGTGCCGGCCCCGCCGGTGGTACTGTTCAAAGCCGATGAAGTGCCACAGAAAGTACTGGCCTCCCTCGGGCTGAATCTGGCCGAATTAACGGGCAGCGGGCAGCTGCAAAAGCTGCTCAGCGGCGAGAAAACTGACCTGTTGCCCATGCAGGTAGTGGGCAAGGAAGGCCAGGAGCCGGTGAAGTTCGAGGGCAAGATGGTGCTCCATCGCGAGGCCGACGGGACGGCCACGCTTAAAATGGAATTGCCCCAGGAAAAGCTGGTTATTCCCAACGAGATTGGCGGGCAGCCCTTCACGCCCGAGCAGCGCCAGCGGCTCGAAACCGAGGGCAACGCCGGCCTGATTCGGGGCCTCAAGGACGAGCAGGGCCGCGAGTTCAACGGCTACGTGGCCGTGGATAAGGCCATGAATAAGGTCGTGGTGCTGCCCGAAGACAAAGTGACGCTGCACGACATCGTGGCCGGCGTCAAACTCACGCCCGAGCAGAGCCACGACCTGCGCGAAGGCAAGGTGGTTGCGCTGGCCAACATGGCCAGCGGCAACGGCGGGCAGAAGTTCGACGGCACCGTGCAGGTGAATGCCGCCAAGGCCTGCATCGAGGTGAAACCGGCCGCCCACGAATTGGGCCAGCGCCAGGCCCCACGGGCCGAGCAGACGGTGAAAGCCACCACCCCGACCGTGGCCCCGGCCCCCGTGAAAGCCGAAGCGCCCCAGGTGAAAACCCGGGGACCCCGCCACTAG
- a CDS encoding LytTR family transcriptional regulator DNA-binding domain-containing protein has product MSTILIVEDELLIAAEIERTLVRLGHTPLEPVDNSDEALRVLATQPVELVLMDINIAGDCDGIAAALLIRRQFAVPVVFLTARSDADTLNRAKLAQPYGYLVKPFTDDSLRVQVELALYNAYQAGPTGPVLDAANAAGTEVLGTAERCPKFKDYLFVRKGSGHVKVLLADILYFEALQNYVRMHTVRESFVFDSTMKELEQKLPDQFFKTHRSHIVNLDHVQAYEESSVLLGKEYVPVSRSCKDELKNRIHLVG; this is encoded by the coding sequence ATGTCTACCATTCTCATAGTTGAAGATGAATTGCTTATTGCCGCTGAGATAGAACGCACGCTGGTTCGGCTGGGGCACACCCCGCTCGAACCCGTCGACAACAGCGATGAGGCCCTGCGCGTGCTGGCCACCCAGCCCGTGGAATTGGTGCTGATGGACATCAACATTGCCGGCGACTGCGACGGCATCGCGGCGGCCCTGCTCATTCGCCGGCAGTTTGCCGTGCCGGTGGTGTTTCTCACGGCCCGCTCCGACGCCGACACCCTGAACCGCGCCAAGCTGGCCCAGCCCTACGGCTACCTGGTCAAGCCCTTCACCGATGATTCGCTGCGAGTGCAGGTGGAATTGGCGCTCTACAATGCCTACCAGGCCGGCCCCACCGGCCCGGTTTTGGATGCCGCCAATGCCGCCGGCACGGAGGTGCTGGGGACGGCCGAGCGCTGCCCCAAGTTCAAGGACTATCTGTTTGTGCGCAAAGGCTCCGGCCACGTCAAGGTGCTGCTCGCCGACATTCTCTACTTCGAGGCCCTGCAGAACTACGTGCGCATGCACACCGTGCGGGAAAGCTTCGTGTTCGACTCCACGATGAAGGAGCTGGAGCAGAAGCTGCCCGACCAGTTTTTCAAGACCCACCGCTCCCACATCGTGAACCTGGACCACGTGCAGGCCTACGAGGAAAGCAGCGTGCTGCTGGGCAAGGAGTACGTGCCGGTGAGCCGCTCGTGCAAGGACGAGCTGAAAAACCGCATCCACCTGGTGGGGTAG
- a CDS encoding metalloregulator ArsR/SmtB family transcription factor has translation MLKHASTTFAKTVFMETNACIRVFADADYIRQCQSRLALAGPSLQATASILALAGNEVRLKLLYLLAAEQQLCVCDIADVLGMTVSAVSQHLRKLKDGGVVTARKVGQTVFYALSELHLPMLRPLLSERTASPTLQPAP, from the coding sequence TTGCTTAAACACGCAAGTACTACCTTTGCGAAAACTGTTTTTATGGAAACCAACGCCTGCATCCGGGTTTTTGCCGATGCTGACTACATCCGGCAATGCCAGTCACGCCTGGCACTGGCCGGGCCGTCCCTGCAGGCCACGGCCAGTATCCTGGCGCTGGCGGGCAACGAGGTGCGGCTCAAGCTGCTGTATTTGCTGGCGGCCGAGCAGCAGCTGTGCGTGTGCGACATCGCCGACGTGCTCGGCATGACGGTATCGGCCGTTTCGCAGCACCTGCGCAAGCTAAAAGATGGCGGTGTGGTAACCGCCCGCAAAGTCGGCCAAACGGTTTTCTACGCGCTCAGCGAGCTGCACCTGCCCATGCTGCGCCCGCTGTTATCCGAACGCACCGCCTCCCCTACCCTCCAGCCCGCCCCATGA
- a CDS encoding plasmid mobilization protein: MEPEKQAENVVDAVRTLRIDVRVSPDEKKALQSKAAAAGYKKVSAYLRDVGRGVEVKESIPPELRRQLVGIGTNLNQIARLAQAGKSFSSHEAQLVQALAIIRGYLV; the protein is encoded by the coding sequence ATGGAACCAGAGAAGCAAGCTGAGAATGTCGTTGACGCCGTCCGTACTTTGCGCATTGACGTGCGGGTAAGCCCGGACGAGAAGAAGGCTTTGCAGTCAAAAGCTGCGGCCGCTGGCTACAAGAAAGTATCGGCTTATTTGCGCGACGTGGGCCGGGGCGTGGAGGTCAAAGAAAGTATCCCACCGGAGCTGCGGCGACAGCTGGTAGGCATCGGTACTAACCTGAATCAGATAGCACGACTGGCGCAGGCGGGTAAGTCTTTTAGCTCCCATGAAGCGCAGTTGGTACAAGCACTAGCTATAATCAGAGGGTACTTAGTATGA
- a CDS encoding sensor histidine kinase, translated as MRRSDVAGGKRLTVLALLWAGTVARATCLPAENSLASPGDSATVDSLREVARRPQLPDSVRFQTLRALSDALFAQDEPEARRVGEQAVQLARHRRDWPGVADGLYQLVVNCERAADYVAAMQYSQEGAGVARVHRLPDEWRFTQCMGLVAVDTKDVKGGLKYMRQAYQQQGAVGNVPPRERGGLLLNLANTFLVMQRYDSVLHYATRALPYMQRARDARGLGYVYQFRGEVYAMIQPQTAATLDSAATNMNRALRIMQRNGFRPQIASSALALARVYRLQGQPAVSQRMAELALTLARELKMPDYEADALANLAWAHADQGRMRRSFDLDNRAQDLRDSLFNGDKAQALAQLQVRYDVKLLTEQKRAAEFEQRSQRAQLHSLWLLLGGLTTTIGVGSWLYWRLRRQKALLAVANQANCRSVAEKEVLLQEIHHRVKNNLQLVSGLLGWQASTLPEPALVAALDASRVRIQSMALVHEFLYQADNLAEVRMDQYLRELLDSLKTALTTPEQTIQLSADLAPVIMSPKEASTLGLVVNELVTNAYKHAFRGLPEGHLHVSFTSRPDGFQLTVADDGGGMPAGDAPVKAHSLGMQLVRTLTKQLKAKLVVTRSFPTGTHLEVTRE; from the coding sequence GTGCGTCGAAGCGACGTGGCGGGCGGTAAGCGTTTGACCGTGCTGGCCCTGCTGTGGGCCGGTACGGTAGCCCGCGCAACCTGTTTGCCGGCCGAAAACAGCCTGGCCTCGCCTGGGGACAGCGCCACCGTGGACTCGCTGCGCGAAGTGGCCCGGCGGCCACAGCTGCCGGACTCGGTCCGGTTTCAGACGCTGCGCGCCTTGAGCGACGCCCTGTTTGCCCAGGATGAGCCGGAGGCCCGCCGGGTGGGGGAGCAGGCCGTGCAGCTGGCCCGCCACCGGCGGGACTGGCCGGGTGTGGCCGATGGCTTGTACCAGCTGGTGGTGAACTGTGAACGGGCCGCCGACTACGTGGCCGCCATGCAGTACAGCCAGGAGGGCGCCGGCGTGGCCAGGGTGCACCGGCTACCCGACGAGTGGCGCTTCACGCAGTGCATGGGGCTGGTAGCGGTCGATACCAAAGATGTGAAAGGAGGCCTGAAGTACATGCGGCAGGCCTACCAGCAGCAAGGAGCCGTGGGCAACGTTCCACCCCGGGAGCGGGGCGGGCTGCTGCTCAACCTGGCCAACACCTTTCTGGTGATGCAGCGCTACGACTCGGTGCTGCACTACGCGACCCGAGCGCTGCCCTACATGCAGCGCGCCAGGGATGCCCGGGGCCTGGGCTACGTGTACCAGTTCCGGGGCGAGGTGTACGCCATGATTCAGCCCCAGACCGCCGCCACGCTGGATTCGGCGGCTACGAACATGAACCGGGCGCTGCGCATCATGCAGCGTAACGGGTTTCGGCCCCAGATAGCCAGTTCGGCGCTGGCGCTGGCCCGCGTGTACCGGCTGCAGGGGCAGCCGGCCGTTTCGCAGCGGATGGCGGAGCTGGCCCTCACCCTGGCCCGCGAGCTGAAAATGCCCGACTACGAGGCCGACGCGCTGGCCAACCTGGCCTGGGCCCACGCCGACCAGGGCCGGATGCGCCGCTCCTTCGACCTTGACAACCGGGCGCAGGACCTGCGCGACTCCCTGTTCAACGGCGATAAGGCGCAGGCCCTGGCCCAACTGCAGGTGCGCTACGACGTGAAGCTGCTGACGGAACAGAAGCGGGCCGCCGAATTTGAGCAGCGCAGCCAGCGGGCGCAGCTGCACTCGCTGTGGCTGCTGCTGGGCGGGCTGACAACGACCATCGGGGTGGGCAGCTGGCTGTACTGGCGGCTGCGCCGGCAGAAAGCCCTGCTGGCCGTGGCTAACCAGGCCAACTGCCGGTCCGTGGCCGAAAAGGAGGTACTGCTGCAGGAAATCCACCACCGCGTGAAGAACAACCTGCAGCTGGTGAGCGGCCTGCTGGGCTGGCAGGCCAGCACCTTGCCCGAGCCCGCGTTGGTGGCCGCGCTGGATGCTAGTCGGGTAAGAATTCAGAGTATGGCTTTAGTCCATGAATTCTTATATCAAGCCGATAATCTGGCCGAAGTACGCATGGACCAGTACCTGCGCGAACTGCTTGATTCTCTGAAAACGGCGCTTACTACGCCCGAGCAAACCATCCAGCTGAGTGCGGACCTGGCCCCGGTAATCATGAGCCCCAAAGAGGCCAGCACGCTGGGCCTGGTGGTGAACGAATTGGTGACCAATGCGTACAAGCACGCTTTTCGGGGCCTTCCCGAGGGCCACCTGCACGTTTCCTTTACCAGTCGTCCCGACGGCTTTCAGCTCACCGTCGCCGATGACGGGGGCGGAATGCCCGCTGGGGACGCCCCGGTCAAAGCCCACTCCCTGGGTATGCAGCTGGTCCGCACGCTCACCAAACAGCTGAAAGCGAAGCTGGTGGTGACCCGTTCCTTTCCCACGGGCACGCATCTGGAGGTTACTCGTGAATGA
- a CDS encoding GDCCVxC domain-containing (seleno)protein encodes MLSPALKSPQLTSTLTCPVCAHQQTEQMPTDACQYFYECPGCHTVLKPLAGDCCVYCSYGTVPCPPIQQQGPGNCCG; translated from the coding sequence ATGCTCTCCCCCGCACTCAAATCCCCGCAGCTTACTTCCACGCTCACCTGCCCGGTCTGCGCGCACCAGCAAACCGAACAGATGCCCACCGACGCCTGCCAGTACTTTTATGAGTGCCCGGGCTGTCATACCGTGCTCAAGCCCCTGGCCGGCGACTGCTGCGTGTACTGCTCCTACGGCACGGTGCCCTGCCCGCCCATCCAGCAGCAAGGTCCGGGCAACTGCTGCGGCTAG
- a CDS encoding relaxase/mobilization nuclease domain-containing protein: MIAKTTTGNDFEGALTYGAGQRQGRGKEPGEAPLLVVANLIPGTPKEMAQDMRAVAAQSKKIQKPVWHTVLSWKAGEVVSRAQKVAAAQRYCELIGAPIDRHQVVVYEHRDKKHAHVHIYLNRVPIDGGPALRTDNNFYRQPAITRQISQELGMDPIPERRRSLRALDPTKEAAREQVSRALQQVLEQADKGGEEWLALQLQKELIGVRYTHDKGGVLRGVSFELNGVAVRGQEVGYKGAQLREALTAPGLQVALGPEVARAPGADQPAVLPKPSRPEPKKHPHRKGPAR; the protein is encoded by the coding sequence ATGATTGCAAAGACCACCACTGGCAACGACTTTGAGGGTGCGCTGACCTACGGCGCGGGGCAGCGCCAGGGCCGGGGCAAGGAGCCGGGGGAGGCCCCACTTCTGGTCGTGGCAAATCTGATTCCGGGTACTCCCAAAGAAATGGCGCAGGACATGCGGGCCGTGGCGGCGCAGAGCAAAAAGATTCAGAAGCCGGTGTGGCATACCGTGCTCTCGTGGAAGGCGGGGGAGGTGGTGAGCCGGGCGCAAAAAGTGGCCGCCGCCCAGCGGTATTGTGAGCTGATTGGCGCGCCCATTGACCGGCACCAGGTGGTAGTGTATGAGCACCGGGATAAGAAGCACGCGCACGTTCACATCTACCTGAACCGGGTGCCGATTGATGGGGGACCAGCGCTGCGGACGGATAACAACTTTTACCGGCAGCCGGCCATTACGCGGCAGATAAGTCAGGAGCTGGGCATGGACCCTATCCCCGAGCGGCGGCGCAGCCTGCGGGCGCTGGACCCTACCAAGGAGGCCGCGCGGGAGCAAGTGAGCCGGGCATTGCAGCAGGTACTCGAGCAAGCCGATAAGGGAGGGGAGGAGTGGTTGGCTTTGCAATTGCAAAAAGAGCTGATTGGAGTGCGGTATACCCACGACAAGGGCGGCGTCCTGCGGGGCGTGAGCTTTGAACTGAACGGCGTGGCGGTCCGGGGGCAGGAAGTGGGCTACAAAGGGGCGCAACTGCGCGAAGCCCTGACCGCGCCCGGGCTGCAGGTGGCGTTAGGGCCGGAAGTTGCGCGTGCGCCGGGTGCGGACCAGCCAGCGGTGCTGCCGAAGCCCAGTCGGCCCGAGCCGAAGAAGCACCCTCACCGGAAGGGGCCCGCCCGGTAG
- a CDS encoding ParA family protein has translation MTQPHVLAFATQKGGAGKSTIGTHMASALCYYYGYKVAMVDCDYPQNSLHAYRLEEQNRLQSEAPFQARLLKQGIPPYPVIISSVEKAVSSIEGLFEQDYDFILVDTPGTVNVVGLPELLRLVDYIFLPIEPDKGSIASTMSYMGILGQFVQSRDEDSNLLGFYAFWNKFVKSEKKGIYDKTEELFQEKGLPLLKSRVELLMTYKENRSTMFPLPERDLNRLGLGQLILEILTLVVGEGAVTPSGKTIAFTAPAVESAPGA, from the coding sequence ATGACTCAACCCCACGTACTCGCATTTGCCACCCAGAAGGGGGGCGCTGGTAAGTCAACCATCGGCACCCACATGGCCTCGGCGCTGTGTTACTACTATGGCTACAAGGTGGCCATGGTGGACTGCGACTACCCGCAGAACTCCCTGCACGCCTATCGCCTCGAAGAGCAGAACCGGCTGCAGTCGGAAGCGCCGTTTCAGGCCCGCCTGCTGAAGCAGGGCATTCCACCGTATCCGGTCATCATTTCCAGCGTGGAGAAGGCCGTGAGCTCCATCGAAGGGTTGTTTGAGCAGGACTACGATTTCATCCTGGTGGATACGCCCGGCACGGTGAACGTAGTGGGGCTCCCCGAGCTGCTTAGGCTAGTGGACTACATTTTCCTGCCGATTGAGCCGGACAAGGGCTCAATTGCCTCCACCATGTCCTACATGGGCATCCTGGGTCAGTTTGTGCAGTCGCGCGATGAAGACTCCAACCTGTTGGGCTTTTATGCTTTCTGGAACAAGTTTGTGAAGTCCGAGAAGAAAGGGATTTACGACAAGACGGAGGAGCTGTTTCAGGAGAAGGGCCTGCCCTTGCTCAAGAGCCGGGTGGAGCTGCTGATGACCTACAAGGAAAACCGCTCCACGATGTTTCCGCTGCCGGAGCGCGACCTCAACCGGCTCGGACTGGGTCAGCTCATCCTGGAAATTCTGACCCTCGTGGTAGGGGAGGGGGCCGTCACGCCCTCGGGTAAAACCATTGCGTTTACAGCCCCGGCCGTCGAGTCAGCCCCCGGCGCGTAG